From Elusimicrobiota bacterium, the proteins below share one genomic window:
- a CDS encoding tetratricopeptide repeat protein produces MIKFFCFAVLTALAGCNRDPQYYFEEGNRQASAGRFEEAIANYNQAVILKRGFPEVLTSRGLVYEKMGDRQKAVLDYKKAIDAAPSYMPAYNNLAAIYLEEGTYQEAYKYLTSAIQLDPEYIYARLNRGILFYHKGDCAAAVPDLSRVIAKDASMGLALYYRGLCYRKMRNLTGELGDFSALLALDKKSATAWFETGRSKLSFGDYAGAAEDLQKAVQLKAGVYGYHYALARALAKLGNYNGALATADKTLELKNDYAPAYALKGDIFARMKNKAGAVEQYLKAAELAPENASFYRALAASLEQKRPQPAPKKHKGGRNSRSR; encoded by the coding sequence ATGATAAAGTTTTTTTGTTTTGCGGTTTTAACCGCTCTTGCCGGGTGCAACCGGGATCCGCAATATTATTTTGAAGAGGGTAACAGGCAGGCATCCGCGGGCAGGTTTGAAGAAGCTATTGCAAATTACAACCAGGCGGTCATTCTGAAAAGGGGATTTCCGGAGGTGTTGACCTCGCGCGGGCTTGTTTACGAAAAAATGGGCGACCGCCAAAAAGCCGTGCTTGACTATAAAAAAGCCATTGACGCGGCCCCTTCTTACATGCCGGCCTACAACAACCTTGCCGCCATCTACCTTGAGGAGGGTACTTACCAGGAGGCGTACAAATATCTGACAAGCGCCATTCAGTTGGACCCCGAATATATTTACGCGCGCCTGAACCGCGGCATACTTTTTTACCACAAGGGCGACTGTGCCGCCGCTGTGCCCGACCTCTCAAGAGTCATCGCGAAAGACGCTTCCATGGGTCTGGCGCTCTATTACAGGGGCCTTTGTTACAGGAAGATGCGCAATCTCACCGGAGAGCTTGGCGATTTCAGCGCTCTGCTGGCTCTGGATAAAAAATCGGCCACAGCCTGGTTTGAAACCGGCAGGAGCAAATTATCGTTCGGGGATTACGCGGGCGCGGCGGAAGATCTGCAAAAAGCGGTTCAGCTTAAAGCGGGTGTTTACGGTTATCACTACGCTTTGGCGCGGGCTCTTGCAAAGCTTGGCAACTATAATGGCGCGCTGGCTACCGCTGATAAAACGTTGGAATTGAAAAATGATTACGCGCCGGCTTACGCCCTGAAAGGGGATATTTTCGCCCGTATGAAGAATAAGGCCGGCGCTGTGGAGCAATACCTGAAAGCGGCGGAACTGGCGCCTGAAAACGCCTCCTTTTACCGCGCCCTGGCAGCCTCTCTTGAACAAAAGCGTCCGCAGCCCGCACCCAAAAAACACAAGGGCGGAAGAAACAGCCGTAGCCGGTAA
- a CDS encoding cyclic nucleotide-binding domain-containing protein yields the protein MKIFNFFNKLYDEDVLSKLVFLKRIRLFEGINKRSLIHVLENLQERTYLKGEIIFTQGDIGRALFIVFSGKIALSRLDPVTQKNELIAEVQPGEFFGEMALLEEMPRTATACALEETRVFMLFKIKLESLFFARPKIGVVIASQLAKILSARLRTYIDRPPAR from the coding sequence ATGAAAATATTCAACTTTTTCAACAAGCTTTACGACGAAGATGTCCTCTCAAAACTGGTCTTCTTAAAGCGCATACGTCTTTTTGAAGGCATAAACAAGCGCAGTCTGATACATGTGCTTGAAAATCTGCAGGAGCGGACTTACCTTAAGGGAGAGATCATATTCACGCAGGGCGATATAGGCCGCGCGCTGTTCATAGTTTTTTCCGGAAAGATCGCCCTGTCACGCCTGGACCCGGTAACACAAAAAAACGAGCTGATAGCGGAGGTGCAGCCCGGGGAATTTTTCGGCGAGATGGCGCTTTTGGAGGAAATGCCCCGCACCGCAACCGCCTGCGCCCTTGAGGAAACCAGGGTGTTTATGCTGTTTAAGATAAAACTGGAGTCGCTGTTTTTTGCCAGGCCGAAAATAGGCGTGGTTATAGCTTCACAGTTGGCAAAGATACTGTCCGCCAGGCTCCGGACCTATATAGACAGGCCGCCCGCCCGATGA
- a CDS encoding SUMF1/EgtB/PvdO family nonheme iron enzyme — protein MKKQNILPMRIFFFFSALLPVCAVPLRALSSGGDAAKSELLEYIQSESADPACGVCLNSARHYLANIMQEKLLKKAAGMAPMPGGKYRRGSPEGLGDPDEKPVADVMLDPFYIDKTEVTIDDYTQFTRAMRGNYPEWVKPGGKFNISTGSDKYYRHLADIIKHCHNCPMFGVTWDDAAAYCRWKKKRLPTEAEWEAAARAGSNEAYSFGDSPYSAEGFAWLETNSGEVPHPVGTRKPNNYGLSDMNGNVWEWVSDFYDKNYYALRFVTNPQGPKTGREHVIRGGSWASDANSARSGNRASTRQPNDDIGFRCAVSEKELSREP, from the coding sequence ATGAAAAAACAAAATATCCTCCCGATGCGCATATTTTTCTTTTTTTCCGCGCTGCTCCCGGTCTGCGCGGTTCCGCTTCGCGCGCTGTCTTCCGGAGGCGATGCCGCAAAGTCTGAACTGCTGGAATATATTCAGAGCGAAAGCGCAGACCCGGCCTGCGGCGTATGCCTTAACTCCGCGCGCCATTATCTTGCGAACATCATGCAGGAAAAACTGCTTAAAAAGGCTGCCGGCATGGCGCCCATGCCTGGGGGCAAGTACCGCCGCGGCTCACCGGAAGGCCTGGGTGACCCTGACGAAAAGCCCGTCGCGGACGTAATGCTTGACCCGTTCTATATTGACAAGACAGAAGTCACCATAGACGATTACACGCAGTTCACTCGCGCTATGCGCGGCAATTACCCGGAATGGGTGAAGCCCGGAGGCAAGTTCAACATCTCCACCGGTTCCGACAAGTATTACCGGCACTTGGCGGACATCATCAAGCACTGCCACAATTGCCCCATGTTCGGCGTCACATGGGATGACGCTGCCGCCTACTGCCGCTGGAAGAAGAAGCGCCTTCCCACCGAGGCGGAATGGGAGGCCGCAGCCCGCGCCGGTTCGAATGAGGCCTACTCATTCGGCGACTCCCCATACTCGGCGGAGGGATTTGCCTGGCTGGAAACCAATTCCGGGGAAGTGCCTCATCCCGTGGGAACCAGGAAGCCTAACAATTACGGCCTGAGCGACATGAACGGCAATGTATGGGAGTGGGTATCCGACTTCTACGATAAGAATTATTACGCCCTGCGCTTCGTCACAAACCCCCAGGGCCCGAAAACAGGACGCGAACACGTCATAAGGGGCGGCTCCTGGGCTTCCGACGCAAACTCGGCGCGGTCCGGCAACAGGGCCAGCACGCGCCAGCCTAACGACGACATAGGCTTCCGCTGCGCCGTTTCCGAGAAAGAACTTTCAAGGGAACCCTGA
- a CDS encoding AI-2E family transporter has translation MTSETTTQKKSYSEYLLPIFLVLAGLALIVLARGAVFPFILSAALAYILSPVIKYFEVRGIKRSYAVIGLYLTAGTAIFVIIYLLFHFLSFEIETLQQSWPLYAERIQKFMVNFNATLINKYPFAASLKLDEKLMHYMEAVPPFLIGLLPALTLLFVVPFITFFILLGGAGLIDYLLDHIPAQHAELVLHIASRIDASLGNYLRGILTEAFIIFLIAFAGLMMLGLNYSAFIAILIGISSLVPYLGAIVGAVVSSVVAYFQFGTFIPIIKILIFFAGLRFTDDWVLQPYIMKKAVKLNPAVILFALLAGGELGGLWGLVFSIPVTCVIKEIVQIAVELQETEFRWKPKPEPTRISIPYT, from the coding sequence ATGACAAGCGAAACGACAACACAGAAAAAAAGCTATTCGGAATACCTGCTGCCGATATTTTTGGTGCTGGCCGGATTAGCTTTGATCGTGCTGGCCAGGGGCGCGGTATTTCCGTTTATTTTAAGCGCCGCCCTCGCCTATATATTAAGCCCAGTGATAAAATATTTCGAAGTGCGCGGCATCAAACGGAGTTACGCCGTGATCGGGCTATACCTTACGGCGGGAACCGCCATCTTTGTCATCATTTACCTCCTCTTCCATTTCCTTTCATTTGAAATTGAAACCTTGCAGCAGTCGTGGCCGCTTTACGCGGAGCGCATACAAAAATTCATGGTTAATTTCAACGCCACGCTTATAAATAAATACCCTTTCGCGGCCTCGCTGAAGCTGGACGAGAAACTTATGCATTACATGGAGGCGGTACCGCCTTTTCTGATCGGCCTTTTACCCGCGCTGACGCTTTTATTTGTGGTCCCCTTTATCACTTTCTTCATACTTCTGGGCGGCGCAGGGCTTATAGATTACCTGCTTGACCATATTCCCGCACAGCACGCGGAACTGGTGCTGCATATCGCTTCAAGAATTGACGCCTCGCTCGGCAATTACCTTCGGGGAATACTGACTGAGGCGTTTATTATTTTCCTGATCGCGTTCGCCGGTCTTATGATGCTGGGTCTTAATTACTCGGCTTTTATCGCCATCCTTATCGGGATTTCAAGCCTGGTGCCTTACCTGGGAGCGATAGTGGGCGCCGTGGTTTCGTCCGTTGTGGCGTATTTCCAATTCGGGACTTTTATCCCGATAATAAAAATCCTTATTTTTTTCGCGGGCCTGCGCTTTACCGACGACTGGGTGCTTCAACCCTATATCATGAAAAAAGCGGTAAAGCTGAACCCCGCGGTGATACTTTTCGCCCTGCTCGCCGGCGGGGAATTGGGCGGTTTATGGGGACTTGTTTTTTCCATACCCGTGACCTGCGTCATAAAAGAAATAGTGCAGATAGCCGTGGAACTTCAGGAAACCGAATTCCGCTGGAAACCGAAGCCGGAACCCACGCGGATAAGCATACCGTATACGTGA
- a CDS encoding SurA N-terminal domain-containing protein, which produces MISFFSKHKRIFFIIISVVFLGSIFFISGQIFSSSASAAVADVGGKKIPYQQFRMQVNRILANFRESGTETNDAMMKSVKQEVFRDMVVEELFSSQAEKMGMRVPDFEVAVEIQNTPQFREGSGFSPRRYYQTIYNEFQMSPAEYEAWRKKARLASKFKQFIYTTVKVTPDEAKAYYLTKNKGLKDFEKDKAKYAEELSKDKFANLANYMLRQLTSQIEIKSYMELREQGR; this is translated from the coding sequence ATGATATCTTTCTTTTCAAAACATAAAAGAATATTTTTCATCATAATTTCGGTGGTGTTTTTGGGTTCCATTTTTTTCATAAGCGGCCAGATCTTCAGTTCCTCGGCGTCCGCCGCAGTGGCCGATGTGGGCGGGAAAAAAATCCCCTACCAGCAGTTCAGGATGCAGGTTAACAGAATATTGGCCAATTTCAGGGAATCCGGCACCGAAACAAATGACGCTATGATGAAAAGCGTCAAGCAGGAAGTTTTCCGCGATATGGTTGTTGAAGAGCTTTTCTCGTCCCAGGCGGAAAAAATGGGGATGCGGGTGCCGGACTTCGAGGTGGCGGTTGAAATACAAAACACTCCACAGTTCAGGGAAGGTTCGGGCTTCAGTCCCAGGCGCTATTACCAGACGATCTATAACGAGTTCCAGATGTCTCCCGCCGAGTATGAAGCCTGGCGAAAAAAGGCCCGGCTTGCCTCCAAGTTCAAACAGTTCATATACACGACCGTGAAAGTTACCCCTGACGAGGCAAAGGCTTATTACTTGACGAAGAACAAGGGCCTTAAAGACTTTGAGAAAGATAAAGCCAAGTATGCCGAAGAGCTTTCAAAAGACAAGTTCGCGAACCTTGCCAACTATATGCTGCGTCAGTTGACTTCGCAGATAGAAATAAAGAGCTACATGGAACTGCGGGAACAGGGCCGGTAA
- a CDS encoding ABC transporter ATP-binding protein, producing MIKIQHLTKTFGACKAVDNLSLNVAAGEIFGFLGPNGAGKTTTVKILSGIMAPTSGRVLVAGFDIARQPLEAKRLIAYIPDEPFIYPKLTGFEFLRFLGDLYDVPHGEQMRRIPELLETFELSAQRGELLESYSHGMKQKLLIAGMLLRKPRVVLFDEPTVGLDPKSIRRFKILLSEMVKNGAAVFMCTHILEMAEKLCTSVGIIHNGRLIAKDTVSAVKRLVAGSDQKSLEDVFLELTSEP from the coding sequence ATGATCAAAATCCAACACCTCACTAAAACCTTCGGCGCCTGCAAAGCCGTGGATAATCTGAGCCTTAATGTGGCGGCCGGAGAGATTTTCGGTTTTTTGGGCCCGAACGGCGCGGGCAAAACCACCACCGTAAAAATTCTTTCGGGCATTATGGCCCCCACTTCCGGCAGGGTGCTGGTGGCGGGTTTTGACATAGCGCGGCAGCCGCTTGAAGCCAAACGTCTTATCGCCTATATACCGGACGAGCCTTTCATTTATCCAAAACTTACCGGCTTTGAGTTTTTACGGTTTTTGGGCGATCTCTATGATGTGCCGCATGGCGAGCAAATGCGGCGCATCCCTGAACTGCTTGAAACCTTTGAGCTTTCGGCCCAGAGAGGGGAATTGCTGGAGAGCTATTCCCACGGGATGAAACAAAAACTGCTTATCGCCGGAATGCTCCTTCGCAAACCCCGAGTCGTGCTTTTTGACGAACCCACTGTCGGGCTTGACCCGAAAAGCATCCGCCGCTTCAAAATACTGCTCTCCGAGATGGTCAAAAACGGGGCAGCGGTTTTTATGTGCACGCACATCCTTGAAATGGCGGAGAAGCTCTGCACCTCGGTGGGTATTATTCATAATGGCCGGCTGATAGCCAAAGATACGGTGTCCGCCGTAAAACGGCTTGTGGCCGGGTCCGACCAGAAATCACTCGAAGACGTGTTCTTGGAGTTAACCAGTGAGCCATAA
- the lspA gene encoding signal peptidase II, which produces MKNPLTPAVIVVVFFLDRAAKYLALNYLQLRPLKLAPFFKLTYVENTGVAFGMFQERNAVFLALSAALVAGLLLARKKLTAHGPVAELGLAIVLGGALGNIYDRIAYGFVVDFFDLSFFPAVFNVGDSAITVGAALLAWGMRDKAGDRG; this is translated from the coding sequence ATGAAAAACCCTTTAACTCCGGCCGTGATCGTGGTCGTTTTTTTTCTGGACAGGGCGGCCAAATATCTGGCCCTTAACTACCTGCAGCTGAGGCCGCTTAAGTTAGCGCCTTTTTTTAAACTTACTTATGTGGAAAATACCGGCGTTGCTTTCGGCATGTTCCAGGAGCGCAACGCGGTTTTCCTCGCGCTCTCGGCCGCGCTGGTGGCGGGCCTGCTGCTTGCAAGAAAAAAACTGACCGCGCACGGCCCCGTGGCCGAGTTGGGCCTTGCCATTGTCCTTGGCGGGGCTTTGGGTAATATTTACGATCGCATAGCCTACGGTTTTGTGGTGGACTTCTTTGACCTTTCTTTTTTTCCGGCGGTATTTAATGTGGGCGACAGCGCTATTACCGTGGGCGCCGCGCTGCTGGCCTGGGGAATGAGGGATAAGGCGGGGGATAGAGGTTAG
- a CDS encoding response regulator: MSDKKKVLIVDDDSNFSTMLKCALEDDFSVITAFDGREGVEKAVTEVPSLIVMDVMMPNISGLEMLRMLLAEEATRGIPVLVATGSNYASLESIFKQEINVREVISKTTPITEILAIVKNILGA; this comes from the coding sequence ATGAGCGATAAAAAAAAAGTGCTTATAGTTGATGATGATTCTAATTTCAGCACCATGCTTAAATGTGCGCTTGAGGATGATTTTAGCGTTATTACCGCGTTTGATGGCCGGGAAGGGGTGGAGAAAGCTGTGACTGAAGTTCCCAGCCTGATAGTAATGGATGTGATGATGCCGAATATCTCCGGCCTGGAAATGCTCAGGATGCTTCTTGCTGAGGAAGCAACCCGCGGTATACCTGTTCTGGTAGCTACCGGCAGCAACTATGCCTCACTGGAGTCGATTTTTAAACAGGAGATCAATGTCCGCGAGGTTATTTCCAAAACAACCCCTATCACCGAGATACTTGCTATAGTGAAAAATATACTTGGCGCCTGA
- a CDS encoding response regulator, with protein MPEKMKVLLVDDNINFLQLAQMALSSEEYQVFTGANGQEGFDFAIAQHPDVILTDVMMPKVSGLEFLRMLLSEEETKNIPVIVMTASHFDPSTEMMFKQETNVKGFLQKPCPLNIMKDAIAQALKKQTP; from the coding sequence ATGCCTGAAAAAATGAAAGTGTTGTTGGTTGACGATAATATAAATTTTCTTCAGCTGGCCCAGATGGCTTTGAGCTCGGAGGAGTATCAGGTTTTTACCGGCGCCAACGGACAGGAAGGGTTCGATTTTGCCATTGCCCAGCACCCGGACGTAATACTTACCGATGTCATGATGCCGAAAGTATCCGGCCTGGAATTCCTGCGCATGCTGCTTTCAGAGGAAGAAACCAAAAATATCCCGGTTATTGTAATGACAGCCAGCCACTTTGATCCCTCCACCGAAATGATGTTCAAGCAGGAGACCAATGTTAAAGGTTTCCTTCAAAAACCCTGCCCTCTGAATATAATGAAAGACGCTATCGCGCAGGCGTTAAAAAAACAGACGCCATAG
- a CDS encoding polysaccharide deacetylase family protein — translation MVKIKFTVISIHRLPVTGYWSLVLGCCLLFTGYCFAANPCAGKFYAQGDAKKPFFALTFDDGPGYITMDLLKLLEKYGVKASFFMLGSAAKTYPERARAVAKAGHLVCNHTFAHKNYFKLDKSPDKEKILDSEIIKAQKEIEGASGVRPVFLRMPNGYNRGWVAKVASKNGYTLVNWTYGSDWTKISEEQMTAQYLKNLAPGAIFLLHDGGGEVKGKNLRIVEKLLLEAQKKGLKAIRLDELLGIRQVTGNQ, via the coding sequence ATGGTAAAAATAAAATTTACAGTGATTTCCATCCACCGGTTACCGGTTACCGGTTACTGGTCACTGGTTCTCGGGTGCTGTTTACTCTTTACCGGCTACTGTTTCGCGGCCAACCCCTGCGCCGGCAAGTTTTACGCGCAGGGTGACGCGAAAAAGCCGTTCTTCGCCCTTACCTTTGACGACGGACCCGGCTATATAACCATGGACCTTTTAAAGCTGCTTGAAAAATACGGCGTTAAAGCCTCTTTCTTTATGCTGGGTTCCGCGGCTAAAACCTATCCGGAACGGGCGAGGGCCGTGGCGAAAGCGGGACATCTTGTGTGTAATCACACCTTTGCCCATAAAAATTATTTCAAGCTGGATAAGTCGCCTGATAAGGAAAAAATACTGGACTCGGAAATTATAAAAGCGCAAAAGGAAATAGAAGGCGCTTCCGGAGTCAGGCCTGTGTTTCTTAGAATGCCGAACGGCTACAACAGGGGCTGGGTGGCTAAAGTGGCGTCCAAAAACGGCTATACCCTGGTTAACTGGACGTACGGAAGCGACTGGACAAAGATTTCTGAGGAGCAAATGACGGCCCAATACCTTAAAAATCTTGCGCCGGGAGCAATTTTCCTGCTGCACGACGGCGGGGGGGAAGTAAAGGGAAAAAATTTGCGTATTGTCGAAAAACTTCTGCTGGAAGCGCAAAAAAAAGGGCTGAAAGCCATAAGGCTGGACGAGTTATTGGGAATAAGGCAGGTAACCGGCAACCAGTGA
- the ileS gene encoding isoleucine--tRNA ligase, which produces MTIENVDYSKTVFLPNTSFSMRGDLPKKEPGILEFWKSSGLYGKMLELRKNSKPYILHDGPPYANGHLHMGHALNKILKDILIKSRCLTGHYTPYVPGWDCHGLPIEQQLLKELKIGKRHIDDVPAFRQKAREFAGRFIDIQREEFKRLGVFGDWDNPYVTMSKDYEGTVIRAFRELLEKGYIHRDKKTIFWCVSCETALADAEVEYHDHKSPSVYVKFRLKNMPVGIVSGARGGYIVIWTTTPWTLPANMAAAVSKDENYRALESAGETLFVADKLADAFLAETGLAAVKGACVSGEKLVSLKYAHCLEPHLPENRRFERPVIAADFVDMSTGTGIVHIAPGHGEEDFHAGKKWGLEIFCPVKADGRFDKDAGIFEGLKVFESNEKVAETLKADGLLISLKTIDHSYPHCWRCKQPIIFRATEQWFLKVDMQGLRERLIKEAENVQWLPASGHERMVSMLKMRPDWCLSRQRFWGTPIVAFYCTACGKPQTDSAVLKKIEDRVFAEGSDFWFSEAPEKLLPADYKCGCGGGEFRKEKDILDVWLDSGVSWYAVLKNGKLGKDFYPCDLYLEGSDQHRGWFQTSLIPSVALHGHAPYKTVLTHGFLLDDKGRAMHKSMGNAVEPQEVISKYGAEVLRIWVALADYSEDVSISEKLLAGPIDTYRKLRNTVRYILGNLSDFNPERHSVAHEFLLETDRYMRARLAELSANVEEHYNNFQYRSAIRAVADFCILDLSAFYLDSLKDRLYTLSADNPARRSGQTVLYDTLMAVLKMISPVLSFTAEEAWQTARKEIAPGLEESVFLSDYPRFPAAWLDRSLLEKWERIMRVREQATKAIEELRKNGTVGSSLEAKVIFRTSKEETAAFIRENEALWPQALIVSECALEKDPSAGELEIKVLQAEGEKCPRCWQRRKDIGLNAAHPGVCARCAAALEEK; this is translated from the coding sequence ATGACCATCGAAAATGTTGATTATTCAAAGACCGTTTTCCTGCCTAACACCTCTTTTTCCATGAGGGGGGACTTGCCCAAAAAAGAGCCCGGCATACTTGAATTCTGGAAATCCAGCGGCCTTTACGGGAAAATGCTGGAACTGCGCAAAAATTCAAAACCCTATATCCTCCACGACGGACCGCCCTACGCCAACGGCCATCTCCACATGGGCCACGCCCTCAACAAGATCCTGAAAGATATTCTGATAAAGTCCCGCTGTCTCACAGGCCATTATACGCCTTATGTTCCCGGCTGGGACTGTCATGGACTGCCGATAGAACAGCAGCTTTTAAAGGAGCTTAAAATCGGGAAAAGGCACATAGACGATGTGCCGGCTTTCCGGCAAAAGGCCAGAGAATTCGCCGGCAGATTTATTGACATACAGCGCGAAGAATTTAAGCGCCTGGGTGTTTTTGGGGACTGGGATAACCCTTATGTCACCATGTCCAAAGACTATGAGGGCACGGTAATACGGGCTTTCAGGGAGCTGCTTGAAAAAGGCTATATCCACCGCGATAAAAAAACCATTTTCTGGTGTGTTTCCTGCGAGACCGCCCTTGCCGACGCGGAGGTGGAATATCACGACCATAAATCCCCCTCTGTTTATGTAAAGTTCCGGCTGAAAAATATGCCGGTAGGTATTGTTTCCGGCGCGCGCGGCGGCTATATCGTTATTTGGACCACCACCCCATGGACGCTTCCAGCCAACATGGCTGCCGCTGTTTCGAAGGATGAAAATTACCGCGCGCTTGAGTCCGCTGGCGAAACTCTTTTTGTGGCCGATAAACTGGCCGACGCGTTTCTCGCTGAAACCGGGCTTGCGGCTGTAAAAGGCGCGTGCGTGTCCGGCGAAAAACTGGTGAGCCTGAAATATGCCCATTGCCTTGAGCCGCATTTGCCTGAAAACAGGCGCTTTGAGCGGCCGGTGATCGCCGCTGATTTCGTCGACATGTCCACCGGCACCGGCATCGTGCATATAGCTCCCGGCCACGGAGAGGAAGACTTCCACGCCGGAAAAAAGTGGGGCCTTGAGATCTTCTGCCCGGTTAAAGCCGACGGCCGCTTTGACAAAGACGCCGGAATTTTTGAGGGGCTTAAAGTATTCGAATCTAATGAAAAGGTGGCCGAAACCCTTAAAGCCGACGGTTTGCTTATCTCCTTGAAAACCATTGACCATAGTTACCCTCATTGCTGGCGCTGTAAGCAGCCGATTATTTTCAGGGCCACGGAGCAGTGGTTCCTTAAGGTCGATATGCAGGGCTTGCGGGAACGCCTGATAAAAGAGGCCGAGAATGTCCAATGGCTGCCGGCCTCCGGCCACGAGCGTATGGTCTCCATGCTGAAAATGCGTCCGGACTGGTGCTTGTCAAGGCAGCGCTTCTGGGGCACGCCTATAGTGGCTTTTTACTGCACGGCCTGCGGCAAGCCCCAGACCGACAGCGCTGTGCTTAAAAAAATCGAGGACCGGGTATTTGCCGAAGGCAGCGATTTCTGGTTTTCCGAAGCGCCGGAAAAACTTTTGCCGGCGGATTATAAATGCGGGTGCGGCGGCGGGGAATTCCGCAAAGAGAAAGATATTCTGGACGTGTGGCTTGATTCCGGGGTTTCCTGGTACGCGGTGCTCAAAAACGGAAAACTGGGAAAAGATTTTTATCCCTGCGATCTGTACCTGGAAGGCTCGGACCAGCACCGCGGCTGGTTCCAGACCTCGCTTATCCCTTCCGTGGCGCTGCACGGGCATGCGCCCTATAAAACTGTGCTTACCCACGGCTTTTTGCTGGACGATAAAGGCCGCGCCATGCACAAGTCCATGGGCAACGCGGTGGAGCCGCAGGAAGTTATAAGCAAATATGGCGCCGAGGTTTTGCGGATTTGGGTGGCGCTCGCCGATTATTCCGAAGATGTGAGCATTTCGGAAAAGCTCCTCGCCGGTCCGATAGACACTTACCGCAAACTCCGCAATACCGTGCGCTATATCCTTGGGAACCTGAGCGACTTTAATCCGGAGCGGCACTCTGTGGCGCATGAGTTCCTGCTTGAAACCGACCGCTACATGCGCGCTCGGCTAGCTGAACTGTCCGCGAACGTGGAGGAGCATTACAATAATTTCCAGTACCGCTCCGCCATAAGAGCGGTTGCGGATTTCTGCATACTTGACCTGTCGGCTTTCTATCTCGATTCGCTCAAAGACCGGCTTTATACCCTGTCCGCCGATAACCCCGCGCGGCGTTCCGGCCAGACCGTGCTTTACGATACGCTTATGGCCGTGCTGAAAATGATAAGCCCCGTGCTGTCTTTTACCGCTGAAGAAGCCTGGCAGACGGCGAGAAAGGAAATCGCCCCGGGTCTTGAAGAAAGCGTTTTTTTAAGCGACTATCCCCGCTTCCCGGCTGCCTGGCTGGACAGGTCCCTGCTTGAAAAATGGGAACGGATAATGCGTGTGCGCGAACAGGCCACCAAGGCCATAGAAGAATTGCGCAAAAACGGCACGGTGGGCTCTTCGCTTGAGGCGAAAGTCATTTTCAGAACTTCAAAAGAGGAAACAGCCGCTTTTATACGCGAAAATGAGGCCTTGTGGCCGCAGGCGCTTATAGTTTCAGAGTGCGCTTTGGAAAAGGATCCCTCCGCCGGAGAGCTTGAAATAAAGGTTTTGCAGGCGGAAGGGGAAAAGTGCCCCCGTTGCTGGCAGCGCAGAAAAGACATAGGCCTGAACGCGGCGCATCCCGGGGTTTGCGCGCGCTGCGCCGCCGCGCTGGAAGAAAAATGA
- a CDS encoding polymer-forming cytoskeletal protein: MGLFKNTGISFESKNGDTIIGNAAYFQGTLTAKGSLKIDGRVDGSIVDAKIVTIGKTGKIKGDISCEICYVCGDVKGNITALDHIEAVVGARIDGDLRAPKIILEDGAVFNGNCRMESGKDVKKEKPERIESR; the protein is encoded by the coding sequence ATGGGGCTTTTTAAGAATACCGGAATTTCGTTTGAATCCAAAAATGGCGACACTATCATAGGGAATGCCGCTTATTTTCAGGGAACGCTTACGGCCAAAGGCTCGCTTAAAATTGACGGGCGCGTTGACGGCTCCATAGTGGACGCGAAGATAGTTACTATCGGCAAAACCGGAAAGATAAAGGGCGATATTTCCTGTGAGATCTGCTATGTTTGCGGCGACGTTAAAGGAAATATTACGGCCCTTGACCACATTGAAGCTGTTGTCGGGGCCCGCATAGACGGAGATTTGCGCGCCCCGAAGATAATACTTGAAGACGGAGCGGTTTTTAACGGCAATTGCCGGATGGAAAGCGGCAAAGATGTTAAAAAAGAAAAGCCCGAAAGAATTGAGTCCAGATAA